The DNA sequence GTACTCGCGGGCGAACGCGCGAAGTTCGTCCGTCGCCTCGCCCTTGATCACGCCGCCGCCGGCCAGGATGACCGGCTTCTCGGCGGCCGCGATGGTGTCAGCGGCGGCCTCGACGGCGTCGTCGTCGGCCTCCTCGGGCGGGTTGTACGTGTCCGGGGTCTGGGCTTCACCCGGTTCGACGTCAGTCTCGGCCTGGGTCACGTCCTTCGGCAGGTCGACCAGCGTCGGGCCCTGTCGGCCCTCGCTCGCGACGGCGAACGCCTCGCCGACCACGTCGCCGACGGTGTCCTCGTCGCCCGCGAAGTAGTTCGTCTTCGTGATGGGGTCGGTGACGCCGGTGGTGTCGGTCTCCTGGAACGCGTCGTTGCCGACGAAGTCCGTCGGCACCTGTCCCGTCAGCGCGATCATCGGGTCCGAGTCCATCGACGCGTCGGCGATGCCGGTGACGAGGTTCGTCGCGCCCGGGCCGGACGTGGCCAGGCAGACGCCGGGGTCGCCCGAGACGATGCCGAAGGCGTCGGCCGCGTGGGCCGCGCCCTGTTCGTGGGCCATCGTCACGTGGTTCAGGTCGGAGTGGAACAGCGCGTCGTAGACGGGCATGATCGCCCCGCCCTGGACGCCGAACAGGTACTCCGCGCCGGTGTTTTCGAGCGCGCGGACGACCGACGACGCGCCGGTCGTGACGCCCTTGGGCGCGTCCTCGGCACCTTCGTCGGTGTCGGCGGCGGCCGCTTCGGCCTCGGTCTGTGTAGTCGGGGGCACCTGTTCGCTCATCGGTACCCTCCAGCGTTGCGCGGCTGTCTCTCTGTCGGACGATGCTGTCGCGGACGCCCTGCTGCGGTCGGTGTGGCGGCGGGCGTCGGTGTCGGTTCGGTCGACGGTGTGCGTTCGGTGTTCATGGTCGGCGTGGTCGTGGTGGCCGGGTGATCCCGGTCGTCGGCGTCGGTGCGATTGTGGCGGTTGTCAGCGTCGGTGCAGTCGTGCCGGCCGTCAGCGTCGGTTCGGTTGTGGCGGTCGTCGTCAGCGTGGTCGGCACGACGGACCGGATCGCGCGTCGCTGAATGGCGGTCGAGTCGGAGTACGGTCGTGGATGTAGTGTTGCAGGGGCTAGCGAGCCCCTACAATGATGCCGAGAAGAGCGGGCAGGACGGCCGGACCGCTCGCGGACCGCGCGCGACCGGTGGTGGGTGGCCGTCTCATCGGTATCGGAACGTTGGGTGCCCGGAACATAACTCTTGTGCGCGGTGCAACGATTGCGGCCGGACGCGTTCCGGTCGGCACCGCACTCGTCGTCCTCGGCATCGGCCTTGGCCGTTCGGCCCGGTTCGCGTGGCCGCCGCTCTGCGGTGTGGCGGTCCACCCGTGGCTGCCGGGGGGAAGCGAACCGGGCGGACGGCATCAGGCGCGGACCTCCTCCTGCTCGCGCTCGACGCCCTCCTCCTTGGCGAACTCCTTCAGGTCCGTCATCGTGACGCGCTGTTTCTCCGCGCCGTAGTCCTTGACGCGGCGCGTCACGGCGCGTACCTGGTCCTCGGTCGGGTCGAAGCCCGCGTCCTGCAGGCGCTCCCGTACCGAGTGGTTACCCGTGTGCTTGCCCAGTACCAGCTCGCGCTGTGCGCCGACCATCTCCGGGGTCATGACCCCCGGCTCGAACGTGTCGGAGTTCTCGATGACGCCGGCGGCGTGGATGCCGCTCTCGTGGGCGAAGGCGTTGTCGCCGACGACGGGCTTGTTGCCCGGCACGTCGACGCCCGACTTCTCCTCGACCAGCCGCGACAGCGCCGTGATGCCGGTCGTGTCGATGCCGGTGTCGACCTGGTAGACGCTCTCGATGGCCATCACGAACTCCTCGTAGGCGGCGTTGCCGGCGCGCTCGCCGATGGAGTTGACGCTGACCTGCGCCTGGTCGGCCCCGGCCTCGATGCCGGAGACGGCGTTTGCCGTCGCCATCCCGAAGTCGTCGTGCGTGTGGACGTCGACGCGGGCGGTCGTGTGCTCACAGACCATTTCGATCAGGTCGTGGAACCGCCGCGGCGTCGCCACGCCGCAGGTGTCCGGGATGTTTATCCAGTCGGTGCCGGCCTCGGTGACGGCCTCGATGACCTCGACCAGGAACGACTCGCTCGTCCGGGTCGCGTCCATCGGGGAGAACATCACCTCGACGCCGGCGTCCTGCAGGCGGGAGACGGCGTCGACGGACCGCTCCACCACCTGCTCGCGGGTCGCGTGCATCGAGTCCTCGATCTGGACGTCGCTGGTGGACGCGAACACGTGCACCATCTCGACGCCAGCGTCGAGGGCTGCCTCGATGTCCTTGTCGACGACGCGGGCCAGCCCGCACACCGTCGTGTCTGTGCTGTTAGCGATGTCGCGCACGGCCTCGAACTCGGCGTCGGAGTTGACGGGGAACCCTGCCTCGATGACGTGGGTTCCCATCCGGTCGAGCGCCGCGGCTATCTCGCGTTTGTCCTCGTAGGAGAACGACGTGCGCGGCGACTGCTCCCCGTCGCGGAGCGTCGTGTCGAAAACTCGTGCGCCGTCTATCTCGCTAGTGGAATCTAACGTGCCCTGGAAGAACTCGATCCCCCCGGCTTGTACCGGAGGACGAACCCATGGACTGCGTGTTGCGCTCAGGCATGGTAACTGGACTGGGGGTCTCTCCGGTATATAAAACTGTCCCTGTGACAGCATCTATTGAATTTCCTATATTTGGAGTCCGCCGGACGCTTCGGCGGAATCGCAAGACGTAGTCGGCCTTACTGTGTTCATATGTCCTATTACACTACGCCATGATAGTGTTTCAGCGACAGCAATAGTCGACCGTGATACTGAATATTCCCCCGTTATCGGCGGAAAATAATCCGTTCGTTGACTCGCACGCGCTCCGGCGGCATCGGAGTGATCAGTCGCGGAGTTGAGTCGGTTCCCCGGACCGACCGGGTCGTACGTCGCGACGAACGTCGTCGGTTCGAGACCGCAACGGTTTTTCTCGGTCTCCCGAGAGTAACCCGGGTGACCACGGCAAAGCGACAGTTCTACGCGCTCTACCTCGCCCGCTTTGCCAGCGGGTTCGGGCTGGCGACCCTGTTGACACTGCTACCGGACTACATCGACCTGTTCGACCCTTCGGGGTTCGTGATCGGCCTGTACACGACCGGGCTGACGCTCGCACAGGCGGTCGCGGTCGTCCCCTTCGCGTGGGCGGGTGACCGACACGACAAGCGGCTCGTGTTGCTCGTGAGTCTGGGACTCAGTGCGGCCACGTACGCCGCCTTCGCGTTTGTGGGATCCAGCGCCGGGTTCGTCGCGACCCGGGGTCTACAGGGCATCGCCGTCACCGGCGCGGGGCTGATGAGCCTCGCGCTGGTGGGCCAGCTCGCCCCGGCCGACCAGCGGGCGAACTACATCGGGACCGCGAACGCCGCACGCTTTGCCGCTGCCATCGCCGGGACGCTCTCGGCCGGCCTGCTCTACGAGGCGTACGGTTTCGACGCCGTGTTCTCGGTACTCGTCTCGCTCGTGACCGCCGCGTTTCTCGGGGTGCTTCTCTTCATCGACCCCGACGAGACGACCGTCGGAGGGTTCCCCTTCACCGACCTCGCCCTGAACCGCCGCATCCTGACGATCACGAGCTTCCGCGCGCAGTATGCCCTCTCCGTGACGCTCATCCGGACCTGGGTCCCCATCTACGCGGGCGTATCCGCGGCCCGGGGCGGTCTGGCCTACAGCGCCGTCGCCGTCAGCGTCGTGATCACCGCCGAGAAGTTCACCAACATGGTCTGCCAGCCGTTCACCGGTCGGC is a window from the Halostella salina genome containing:
- a CDS encoding MFS transporter, with translation MTTAKRQFYALYLARFASGFGLATLLTLLPDYIDLFDPSGFVIGLYTTGLTLAQAVAVVPFAWAGDRHDKRLVLLVSLGLSAATYAAFAFVGSSAGFVATRGLQGIAVTGAGLMSLALVGQLAPADQRANYIGTANAARFAAAIAGTLSAGLLYEAYGFDAVFSVLVSLVTAAFLGVLLFIDPDETTVGGFPFTDLALNRRILTITSFRAQYALSVTLIRTWVPIYAGVSAARGGLAYSAVAVSVVITAEKFTNMVCQPFTGRLSDRIGRAWFVFVGGGLYGLVALAVPFSPALGAALPVPASLPLLGALGPAFLPLVALNGLLGVADSLREPASMALFADEGSDNGGIASSFGIRELVWRPGSVLAPMGGGLLMGGVGMQWVFYVGAASAFTGIAAFAGILVYDHGRGAFAEW
- a CDS encoding LeuA family protein, which encodes MLSQGQFYIPERPPVQLPCLSATRSPWVRPPVQAGGIEFFQGTLDSTSEIDGARVFDTTLRDGEQSPRTSFSYEDKREIAAALDRMGTHVIEAGFPVNSDAEFEAVRDIANSTDTTVCGLARVVDKDIEAALDAGVEMVHVFASTSDVQIEDSMHATREQVVERSVDAVSRLQDAGVEVMFSPMDATRTSESFLVEVIEAVTEAGTDWINIPDTCGVATPRRFHDLIEMVCEHTTARVDVHTHDDFGMATANAVSGIEAGADQAQVSVNSIGERAGNAAYEEFVMAIESVYQVDTGIDTTGITALSRLVEEKSGVDVPGNKPVVGDNAFAHESGIHAAGVIENSDTFEPGVMTPEMVGAQRELVLGKHTGNHSVRERLQDAGFDPTEDQVRAVTRRVKDYGAEKQRVTMTDLKEFAKEEGVEREQEEVRA